In Kytococcus sedentarius DSM 20547, the sequence CCGCCGAGGCCTTCGAGACCTTCCTGCAGACCAAGTTCGTCGGCCAGAAGCGCTTCAGCCTGGAGGGCGGCGAGTCCGTCATCGCGATGCTGGACACCATCCTGCGCGGGGCGGCCGCCGACGGTCTCGACGAGGTGTGCATCGGCATGCCGCACCGCGGTCGCCTCAACGTGCTGGCCAACATCGCCGGCAAGTCCTACGCGCAGATCTTCCGCGAGTTCGAGGGCGAGTCGGGCGCGACCAGCGGCTCCGGTGACGTGAAGTACCACCTGGGCACCTCCGGCACCTTCACCGACGACGAGGGCAACGAGGTGGGCGTCTACCTGGCCGCCAACCCGTCGCACCTGGAGGCCGTGAACCCGGTGCTCGAGGGCATCGCCCGCGCCAAGCAGGACCGCCTGGCCACGAACGGCGAGTACCCGGTGCTGCCGATCCTGATGCACGGCGACGCCGCGTTCGCCGGCCAGGGCGTGGTGGCCGAGACGCTGCAGATGAGCCGGCTGTCGGGCTACAAGACCGGCGGCACCATCCACATCGTCGTGAACAACCAGGTGGGCTTCACCACCTCCCCGCTGGAGGGCCGCACCTCGCGCTACTCCACGGACGTGGCCAAGATGATCGAGGCGCCGGTGTTCCACGTGAACGGCGACGACCCCGAGGCGTGCGCCCGCGTGGCCGAGGTGGCCTTCGCCTACCGCGAGGCCTTCCACAAGGACGTCGTGATTGACCTGGTCTGCTACCGCCGCCGCGGTCACAACGAGGGCGACGACCCCTCGATGACGCAGCCGCAGATGTACACGATGGTCAACAACAAGCGCTCGGTGCGAAAGATCTACCAGGACTCGCTGCTGGGCCGTGGTGACATCGACGAGGACGACGCGAAGGCGATGCTGAAGGACTACCAGCAGAAGCTGGAGTCGGTCTTCACCGAGACCAAGCAGGCCCTCAAGGAGGCCGCCGAGGAGGACAAGGGCCAGGGCGAGGCCGGCGCGGAGCCGGTGGCGCACGGCTGGGACAGCCCCACCGACACCTCCCTGTCGGCCGAGGACCTGGACAAGCTCGGATCGGTGTGGGCCGACGTGCCCGAGGGCTTCACCATCCACCCGAAGCTCACCAAGCTGCTCGAGCGCCGCAAGAAGATGGCCGCCGAGGGCGGGGTCGACTGGGGCATGGGCGAGCTGCTGGCCTTCGGGGCCACGCTGGCCGGTGGCCGCAGCGTCCGCATGAGCGGCCAGGACAGCCGCCGCGGCACCTTCACCCAGCGCCACGCCGTGCTGGTGGACAACGTGACCGCCGACGAGTGGACCCCGCTGCGCCACATCGCTGACGACCAGGGGCGCTTCGACATCTACGACTCGCTCCTCAGCGAGTACGCGGTGCTGGGCTTCGAGTACGGCTACGCGGTGGAGGACACCGAGGGCCTGGTGGTCTGGGAGGCGCAGTTCGGCGACTTCGTCGACGGCGCGCAGACCATCATCGACGAGTTCATCGCCTCCTCGGAGCAGAAGTGGAACCAGCGCTCCCGCGTGGTGCTGCTGCTGCCGCACGGCTACGAGGGCCAGGGCCCGGACCACTCCTCGGCCCGCATCGAGCGCTTCCTGACGCTCTTCGCGGAGCAGAACATGACCGTGGCCTACCCCTCGACGCCGGCCAACCACTTCCACCTGTTGCGCAAGCAGGCCGAGAGCGAGCCGGGCCGTCCGCTGGTGGTGTTCACCCCGAAGCAGCTGCTGCGCCTGAAGGCGGCGGTCAGCCCCATCGAGGAGTTCACCGACGGCCAGTTCCAGCCCGTCATCGCCGACCCCACCTCGCCCGAGGCGAACACGGTCAAGCGGGTGCTGGTCTGCTCCAGCCGCGTCTACTACGACCTCGCCGCCGAGCGTGAGAAGCGTGGTGCCGATGACGTGGCGATCATCCGTGTGGAGCAGCTCGCCCCCATCCCTGGCAAGGAGCTGGTCGAGGCGCTGGGGGCGTACCCGGACGCCGAGCTGGTGTGGGTGCAGGACGAGCCCCGCAACCAGGGTGCGTGGCCGTTCATGGCGATGAACCTGCCCGAGGTGTTCGCCGAGCACGGCGAGGAGCGCTCGCTGCGCGTGGTGAGCCGCCCGGCGGCGGCCTCCCCCGCCACCGGCGTGAACTCCACGCACAAGGACGAGCAGGGCGACCTCATCCGTCGCGCGTTCGAGGCCTGAGGTGATGGAGGACTTCCGCAAGGCATACCACCGTGAGCTCGCGCTGGCGCTGGACATCACCGATGGGGTGACGGCCGGCGAGGACCAACTCCCCGCCGGCTGGCACCTGCGCAAGCCGGTGGCGGCCGAGACCCCGGCCATGACCCGGCTGCTCGCCGCCCACCAGGAGCGGGTGCTCGGCAAGGCGTCCGCCGCCTGGGCCGACGTCGACGACCGCGTGCTGGGGCGGGGGGCGGAGTTCCGCTTCCATCGCATCGCGCAGGACGCCGACGGGCAGGCGCGCGGCTGGGTGAACGTGAACGACCGCGCCGTGCACCGCGTGATGATCGACGTGTACCTCGACCCGGCACTGGTGGCCGGCGAGGTGGACGGCGCCGATGCGGCAGCGGTCTGGGACGCGCTGTTCGCCTGGGGCCGTGCCGCGGCGATCCGCATGGCCTGGCGCCGTGGCGTCTCCGAGACGGTGCTGGACTCCAGCCCGTACGAGGCGGACGAGTTCACCCGCGAGCGCCTGGCCGCGGCCGGCTTCCACAAAGAGCGCACCTGGTGGCAGATGCGCCGCCCGGTGACCCCCGAGGAGGCCGACCCGGAGACCCTGGGCCCACCCAAGGAGGGCCTGGTGATCCGCAGGGTGGACCAGAACACCTCCGGCCGGCTGCCCAACGAGGACGACCTGCGCGCCGTGCACGCGGCGTTGGAGGACTCCTTCCGCGACCACTTCAACAGCCAGCCCGAGCCCTTCCTGGAGTTCGTCAGCCGGCTGCGCGAGGAGCGCTCCCACCGCTGGGACCACTGGTGGCTGGCCGAGCTGGCCGAGGACGGCACCGCCGCGGGTGCCGTGATCGCTGCCGCGGTGCTGGACGACGGTGACCTGGACGAGCAGCTGCGCCGCGCCGAGGAGGGCCTGCAGCAGGCCGTCCCGGAGGCCGTGGGCAGCTACATCGAGTACATCGGCGTGACCCGGGCCGCCCGCGGCCGCGGTGCGGCCAAGGGTCTGCTGCACGCGGTGATCCGCGACGCGGCGGAGCGGGGCCGTGCGTTCGTGGACCTGGAGGTGGACGCCGACTCCCCCACCAACGCCCACGAGATCTACTCGGCGATGGGGTGGCGCACCAAGTACGCCACCGAGACCTGGCACGCCCCGCTGCAGGTGCCGCAGGACTGAGGCACGTCGACAGCACCCGCACTGCCGGGTGATGATGTGCCCCGGACCGCGGTGCCCGCACCGAGAAACCCCGAGACCCACGAGACCCAAGGAGCTGGCGTGAGCGACTCCCGCCCCATCTACCCCAGTGACAGCACCCGCACCACCTTCGACTCCAAGCAGCAGTTCTCGGTGAGCGAGGGGCAGCGGCGCATCGGGCTGTGCTTCGTGGGCGACGGCTCGGTCTCCGGGTACGGCGACGACCGTGCGCTGGGCTGGGTGGGCCGCGTGATGGCCCGCACCCCGCTGGAGCACGTGGACGTGGCCGCCTACAACCTGGGCGTGGTGGGGGCGAACTCCGCGCACCTGCTGGGCCGCTGGCGCACCGAGTGCGACCCGCGCTGGGGTGGCCGCAACGAGCGGCGCCTGGTGATCGGCGTTGGCGGGGGCGACCCGGAGGCGGCGCTGACCACGGCCCGCTCGCGCCTCAACGTGGCGAACATGCTGGACGATGCGGCCACGCACGGCATCGCGACCTTCGTGGTGAGCCCCACCCCGCGGGCGGACGAGATCGCGAACGAGAAGCTGAACGCCATCGTGGAGGCGCAGGCCGACGTGTGCGCCCGCCGCGGGGTGCCCTTCGTGGACTGCTTCACGCCCCTGCTGGGCCACGAGCAGTGGGAGTCCGACCTGCTGAACGGCGACGGCCGCAACCCGGGCCGCACCGGGTACGGGCTGGTGGCCTGGCTGGTGCTCAACGGCGGGTGGGCCCGCTGGATGCGCCTCGGCGAGTGATCCCCGCCCGCCGATGAGGGGTGGCGCGCCCGTGGGGTCGGCCCGCCGGTGAGGCTGGGCCTGGCCCGCGTCGCGGGGCGCTCCATGGAGCCAACCCTGCGCCCCGGCGACCTCGTGGTGGTGCTGCACGGCGCCCCGGTCCGTCCGGGGCGCCTCGTCGTGTGCCGCCTCCCCGACGGGCCGATGGGGGCGCGTCCGCTGGGCATCAAGCGCGCCGTGTGCCGCCGCATCGATGGGGGGACGGTGGCCTGGTGGGTGCGCAGCGACAACCAGGACCAGGGGACGGACTCGCGCACCTTCGGGGCGGTGCCGGCGGCGGACGTGCTGGCGGTGGGCCTAGCGCGGGTGCCGCGCTGGGTGACGCGCCTGGCGAGCAGGGGCTCGGGCGCTGGGTGACGCGCCCCCATCCCCCTGGCGGGTGACGCGCCTCATGCCGTCGTCGGAGGCCTCCGGAGGGCTCACCGGGCTAGGGTGAGCCACCACCCCAGAGGGGTCCGGGGCCGGGGACGGCCGTCGTCTACCGCCGACGCCCCGCTGACGAGCAGGAGCAGACAGTGCAGCAGGACACCACGCAGGCCCGACGCGACCCGCGCGCCGAGGTGATCGAGGACACCCGACCGTGGGGCCGCTTCGAGCAGTTCACCCACAATGAGGTCTCCACGGTGAAGCTCATCACCGTCGCCCCGGGCCAGCGCCTCTCCCTGCAGGTGCACGAGCACCGCGACGAGCTGTGGGTGGTCACCCGTGGCCCGGTGACGGCGCAGGTGGGCGACGAGATCTCCACCGTCGGGGTGGGCGGGCGCGTCTGGATCCCCCGCGGTGTGAACCACCGCCTGGGCAACGAGGGCACCGAGGAGGGCCAGGTGCTCGAAGTGGCCTTCGGCACCTTCGACGAGGACGACATCGAGCGCCTCGAGGACGACTACTCCCGCGGCTGAGGCCTTTTCGCCCCCGTGTTCTCTTTCCGGACCACTCTCCGCTAGGTTCAGGGAGCCTCCACCCACGGGTGGACGGTCATCACACACCACCGAGGGAGAGGGACGGCGTGCCGACTGACGTCCGCCGAGAGCTGGCGATTCGTGACCGGAGGGTCCGCTACCTGTGGGCCGCCATCGATGCGGTGGTGTGGTTCACCGCCGTGTGGGTGGCCACCAGCCTCCGGTTCGACTTCAACGTCGAGAACACCATGGGCTGGGGCACGCTCGCCGTCGCCGTCGTGGCCGGCCTGCTGCACGTGGCCGTCGGTTTCGTCGTCGGGCCGTACGCCGTCGGCCACCAGCGGGGCTCGTTCGAGGAGGCCACCGACCTCGGCCGCGCAGTGCTGATCACCATGGTGCCCGTCTTCATCTGGGCGCTGCTCTCGAGCCCCGTCGTGGTGCCCCGCAGCGTGCCGCTGATCGCCGGGCCGCTGGCGTTGGCCGGCATGCTCGCCGTGCGCTTCGTGGTGCGCTCCCGCACCACGAAACAGGCCGCTCACGCCGACCGCGAGCACCGCGCCCTGATCTTCGGGGCCGGCTCCGCAGGCCGCCAGCTGGTGCGCTCCATCATCCAGGACCCGGGCGCGGCCTACGAGCCGGTCGGGTTCGTCGACGACTCCCCCACCAAGGCGCGCCTCCGCATCGACGGCGTGAAGGTGCTGGGCACCCGGCGTGACCTGAAGGACCTGGCGGAGACGCACGACGCGAGCCACCTCATCATCGCGCTGCCAAACGCAGATGCCGGCCTGTTGCGCGAGCTCAGCGACCTGGGGGCCGCCGCGGGCCTGCGCACGATGGTGCTGCCCCCCATCGCCAGCATCGCCGACGGGCGCCCGCAGGTGTCCGACCTGCGCGACATCAACCTGGCCGACCTGCTGGGCCGCCGCCCGATCGAGCTCGACCAGGGCGCCATCGCCAACGAGCTCTCGGGCAAGGTGGTGCTGGTGACCGGTGCCGGTGGGTCGATCGGCTCGGAGCTGGCCCGCCAGATCTCCAAGTTCGGCCCGGCCAAGCTGCTGCTGCTGGAACGCGACGAGAGATCGCTGCAGTCCACGTCCATGAGCCTGACGGGCCACGGCCTGCTGGACTCCGACGACCTGGTGCTGGCCGACATCCGCGACCTGCAGGGCCTCCACGAGGTCTTCCAGACGCACCGCCCCGACGTGGTCTTCCACGCCGCGGCGCTCAAGCACCTGCCGCTGTTGGAGGCCTACCCGCACGAGGCGTGGCTGACCAACGTGCGGGGCACCCACAACGTGCTCACCGCCGCCGCCGCGAGCGGCGTCACCACCTTCGTCAATGTCTCCACCGACAAGGCGGCCAACCCCACCAGCGTGCTGGGCTACTCCAAGCGGCTGGCGGAGCGCATCACCAGCGACTTCGGCCGCAAGGAGCCGGGCCGCTACGTCTCGGTGCGCTTCGGCAACGTGCTGGGCTCCCGCGGCTCGGTGATCCCGGCTTTCACCTCCCAGATCCGCTCCGGCGGCCCGGTGACGGTGACGCACCCGGACGTGGAGCGCTACTTCATGCTCATCCCCGAGGCCTGCCAGCTGGTCATGCAGGCCGCCGCCATCGGCCACGACGGCGAGGTGATGGTGCTGGACATGGGCACCCCGGTGAAGATCGTGGACGTGGCCAAGCGCCTCATCGGCATGTCCGGCAAGCGCGACATCGAGATCGTCTACACCGGCTTGCGCCCGGGCGAGAAGATGAGCGAGGAGCTGTTCAAGCCCGGCGACGAGGCCCGCGTGACCGGCCACGAGCTGGTCTCCGCGGTGGACGTGCCGCTGCTGGACCGCGACGTGGTGCGTGACCTGACCTTCCCCGACCACGCCAGCGCACGGGCCTACATGGACCGCGAGGCCACCTTCGACCTGACGCAGCGACGCAGCGACGATACGCAGAGCAACGTCACCATCACCCAGGACCACCCCACCGACCGCGACTGAGGGCGCCCCACGCCCCCACCCCTCGCACTGGGAACGCGGAGGTACTAGCGTGGGGCAGGACGTACGAACCAGTGAAAGGTTGTGTCATGTTCTCCGGAATCTCCCGCATGCTCGCCCCCACCCTCGAGGTGAGCGCCCACTGCGACCTCCCCTGTGGTGTGTACGACCCCGCCCAGGCCCGCATCGAGGCCGAGTCCATCAAGGGCATCATCGAGAAGGTGGAGGGTGAGAAGGCCGGCGACGCCGACTTCCGCACCCGCGCCATCATCATCAAGGAGCAGCGCGCCGAGCTCGTGAAGCACCACCTGTGGGTGCTGTGGACCGACTACTTCAAGCCCCCGCACTTCGAGAAGTACCCGCAGCTGCACACCCTGGTGAACGAGGCCACCAAGTTGGCCGGTGCCTCGGGCACCAAGGGCGCACTGGACCTGGACAAGGCCAACGAGCTGCTGGCCAAGATCGACGAGATCGCCGAGATCTTCTGGGAGACCAAGAAGGCGGCCTGAGCCTCGCTCACCCTCCCGCAGATGGGCCGGTCGGAACTCCCGACGGGCCCATCTGCATCCCAGGGGGGGTTCAGGGTAGGTTTCCGTTCATGACTGACGACCTCCAGACAGCCGTTGACCTCGCCACGGGTGCTGGCCAACAACTCCTCGCGGTACGGGCACAGTGGCGGGGGGCCGACCCGAAGGCCCT encodes:
- a CDS encoding multifunctional oxoglutarate decarboxylase/oxoglutarate dehydrogenase thiamine pyrophosphate-binding subunit/dihydrolipoyllysine-residue succinyltransferase subunit, which gives rise to MAENHSSDAQATFGANDWLVEDKYEQFQQDPSSVGPEWQELFATWSPEGGQAPSDAGAAPSAGKAPRDSKPAEEAKQKAPAKDAEKQKDAGKQADTGKQKDTAAGRTEDKAEQHQSPTSQDGKDAQKSSASKSSGSTEKVSPSQKRSVVNTEAETLGEELNPPRRRPLSRDMPSPRDVQGEAEPSTEKIKGTAGAIVKAMDASLTVPTATSVRAVPAKALIDNRIVINGHLARNRGGKISFTHLIGYALVKAVRAMPDMNFVYGTDEKDKPQVTNPGTLNLGIAIDMKKPDGSRTLLVPSIKHADQMDFTQFWYAYDALVAKARDNKLDIADLSGTTMSLTNPGGIGTTHSVPRLMSGQAAIIGVGALEYPAEFQGMSPERIAEDAVSKILTLTSTYDHRVIQGAASGEFLKLVHGYLNGEDGFYDEIFQSLRIPYEPVRWTPDIAAVHENDLSKDARVQALIQAYRERGHLMADTDPLEYQLRRHPDLDINTHGLTLWDLDREFPTNGFGGADRLPLRDILGILRDSYCRTIGVEYMYISDPVQRRWMQEQLEQPFEKPGREEQLNLLGRLNAAEAFETFLQTKFVGQKRFSLEGGESVIAMLDTILRGAAADGLDEVCIGMPHRGRLNVLANIAGKSYAQIFREFEGESGATSGSGDVKYHLGTSGTFTDDEGNEVGVYLAANPSHLEAVNPVLEGIARAKQDRLATNGEYPVLPILMHGDAAFAGQGVVAETLQMSRLSGYKTGGTIHIVVNNQVGFTTSPLEGRTSRYSTDVAKMIEAPVFHVNGDDPEACARVAEVAFAYREAFHKDVVIDLVCYRRRGHNEGDDPSMTQPQMYTMVNNKRSVRKIYQDSLLGRGDIDEDDAKAMLKDYQQKLESVFTETKQALKEAAEEDKGQGEAGAEPVAHGWDSPTDTSLSAEDLDKLGSVWADVPEGFTIHPKLTKLLERRKKMAAEGGVDWGMGELLAFGATLAGGRSVRMSGQDSRRGTFTQRHAVLVDNVTADEWTPLRHIADDQGRFDIYDSLLSEYAVLGFEYGYAVEDTEGLVVWEAQFGDFVDGAQTIIDEFIASSEQKWNQRSRVVLLLPHGYEGQGPDHSSARIERFLTLFAEQNMTVAYPSTPANHFHLLRKQAESEPGRPLVVFTPKQLLRLKAAVSPIEEFTDGQFQPVIADPTSPEANTVKRVLVCSSRVYYDLAAEREKRGADDVAIIRVEQLAPIPGKELVEALGAYPDAELVWVQDEPRNQGAWPFMAMNLPEVFAEHGEERSLRVVSRPAAASPATGVNSTHKDEQGDLIRRAFEA
- a CDS encoding GNAT family N-acetyltransferase; this encodes MEDFRKAYHRELALALDITDGVTAGEDQLPAGWHLRKPVAAETPAMTRLLAAHQERVLGKASAAWADVDDRVLGRGAEFRFHRIAQDADGQARGWVNVNDRAVHRVMIDVYLDPALVAGEVDGADAAAVWDALFAWGRAAAIRMAWRRGVSETVLDSSPYEADEFTRERLAAAGFHKERTWWQMRRPVTPEEADPETLGPPKEGLVIRRVDQNTSGRLPNEDDLRAVHAALEDSFRDHFNSQPEPFLEFVSRLREERSHRWDHWWLAELAEDGTAAGAVIAAAVLDDGDLDEQLRRAEEGLQQAVPEAVGSYIEYIGVTRAARGRGAAKGLLHAVIRDAAERGRAFVDLEVDADSPTNAHEIYSAMGWRTKYATETWHAPLQVPQD
- a CDS encoding GDSL-type esterase/lipase family protein; the protein is MSDSRPIYPSDSTRTTFDSKQQFSVSEGQRRIGLCFVGDGSVSGYGDDRALGWVGRVMARTPLEHVDVAAYNLGVVGANSAHLLGRWRTECDPRWGGRNERRLVIGVGGGDPEAALTTARSRLNVANMLDDAATHGIATFVVSPTPRADEIANEKLNAIVEAQADVCARRGVPFVDCFTPLLGHEQWESDLLNGDGRNPGRTGYGLVAWLVLNGGWARWMRLGE
- a CDS encoding S26 family signal peptidase; the protein is MRLGLARVAGRSMEPTLRPGDLVVVLHGAPVRPGRLVVCRLPDGPMGARPLGIKRAVCRRIDGGTVAWWVRSDNQDQGTDSRTFGAVPAADVLAVGLARVPRWVTRLASRGSGAG
- a CDS encoding phosphomannose isomerase type II C-terminal cupin domain, whose protein sequence is MQQDTTQARRDPRAEVIEDTRPWGRFEQFTHNEVSTVKLITVAPGQRLSLQVHEHRDELWVVTRGPVTAQVGDEISTVGVGGRVWIPRGVNHRLGNEGTEEGQVLEVAFGTFDEDDIERLEDDYSRG
- a CDS encoding polysaccharide biosynthesis protein, whose translation is MPTDVRRELAIRDRRVRYLWAAIDAVVWFTAVWVATSLRFDFNVENTMGWGTLAVAVVAGLLHVAVGFVVGPYAVGHQRGSFEEATDLGRAVLITMVPVFIWALLSSPVVVPRSVPLIAGPLALAGMLAVRFVVRSRTTKQAAHADREHRALIFGAGSAGRQLVRSIIQDPGAAYEPVGFVDDSPTKARLRIDGVKVLGTRRDLKDLAETHDASHLIIALPNADAGLLRELSDLGAAAGLRTMVLPPIASIADGRPQVSDLRDINLADLLGRRPIELDQGAIANELSGKVVLVTGAGGSIGSELARQISKFGPAKLLLLERDERSLQSTSMSLTGHGLLDSDDLVLADIRDLQGLHEVFQTHRPDVVFHAAALKHLPLLEAYPHEAWLTNVRGTHNVLTAAAASGVTTFVNVSTDKAANPTSVLGYSKRLAERITSDFGRKEPGRYVSVRFGNVLGSRGSVIPAFTSQIRSGGPVTVTHPDVERYFMLIPEACQLVMQAAAIGHDGEVMVLDMGTPVKIVDVAKRLIGMSGKRDIEIVYTGLRPGEKMSEELFKPGDEARVTGHELVSAVDVPLLDRDVVRDLTFPDHASARAYMDREATFDLTQRRSDDTQSNVTITQDHPTDRD
- the sodN gene encoding superoxide dismutase, Ni; amino-acid sequence: MFSGISRMLAPTLEVSAHCDLPCGVYDPAQARIEAESIKGIIEKVEGEKAGDADFRTRAIIIKEQRAELVKHHLWVLWTDYFKPPHFEKYPQLHTLVNEATKLAGASGTKGALDLDKANELLAKIDEIAEIFWETKKAA